In one window of Astyanax mexicanus isolate ESR-SI-001 chromosome 18, AstMex3_surface, whole genome shotgun sequence DNA:
- the hepacama gene encoding hepatic and glial cell adhesion molecule a: MKKRQPSSKEAAVSSLFQKLGLLIFFLAAVSGVNITSPSSVIRGTLGGSALLSVSYTSTSSDRPVIKWQLKRDKPVTVVQSIGTDIIGNLRPEYRGRILLYENGSLLLNYLQLSDEGAYEVEISITDDTFTGEKHLNLTVDVPISRPFVHLVASSVLELTEFFTLNCTHESGTKPTYSWLKGGKPLINDSRLLLSQDQKVLTILRVLMPDDDVYSCMVENPISSMKSFPVRLTVYRRSSLYIILSTGGIFLLITLVTVCACWKPSKKKRQQAARLNEEEVDGNHEVAVDIVPGRNYHTRRKPGGLYVLKETEFPEGDDEAPCSYIHPLNTTLSQSYYPSTFPLPAHAPEAYIHSGRRYPSTPVPSPPTTPHSPTPTPPASSPTHLASLPRKPRPPAASPTPSHTTEELPITQEMATHSRI; this comes from the exons CTGTCAGTGGGGTGAACATCACAAGTCCCAGCTCCGTAATTCGAGGAACTCTAGGTGGCTCAGCCCTGCTGTCTGTCAGCTACACCAGCACCAGCTCAGACCGGCCTGTTATCAAGTGGCAGCTGAAGCGGGATAAGCCGGTCACCGTAGTGCAGTCCATCGGCACGGACATCATCGGGAACCTGCGGCCTGAGTACCGCGGACGCATCCTGCTGTACGAGAACGGCTCTCTGCTTCTCAACTACCTGCAGCTATCAGACGAGGGGGCTTACGAGGTGGAGATCTCCATCACTGATGATACTTTCACCGGAGAGAAACACCTCAACCTCACTGTGGACG TGCCCATCTCCAGACCGTTTGTGCACCTAGTGGCCTCCTCAGTGCTGGAGCTCACTGAGTTCTTCACACTAAACTGCACTCACGAAAGCGGCACCAAGCCCACGTACAGCTGGCTGAAGGGCGGAAAGCCTCTGATCAATGACTCGCGTCTGCTCCTGTCACAAGACCAGAAAGTCCTGACCATCTTGCGGGTCCTGATGCCCGATGATGATGTCTACAGCTGCATGGTGGAGAACCCCATCAGCAGCATGAAGAGCTTCCCTGTCAGACTCACTGTCTACA GACGGAGTTCTCTGTATATCATCCTTTCCACCGGTGGCATTTTCTTGCTGATAACCCTGGTGACGGTGTGTGCCTGCTGGAAGCCCTCCAAAAA AAAAAGGCAACAGGCTGCCAGACTAAATGAAGAGGAGGTCGATGGCAATCATGAAG TTGCAGTTGACATTGTGCCGGGAAGAAATTATCATACTCGCAGAAAACCTGGTGGTTTGTATGTTCTGAAAGAGACG GAGTTTCCAGAAGGAGATGATGAAGCTCCATGTAGCTACATCCACCCTTTAAACACAACCCTCAGCCAATCGTACTACCCCAGCACCTTTCCACTTCCTGCCCACGCTCCCGAGGCCTACATCCACTCAGGAAGAAGATACCCCAGCACCCCTGTCCCCTCCCCCCCCACCACACCTCACTCTCCCACCCCCACACCTCCAGCATCCTCTCCAACACACCTGGCCAGCCTACCACGGAAGCCCCGCCCACCTGCTGCCAGCCCCACCCCTTCACACACTACAGAAGAACTGCCCATCACACAGGAGATGGCCACTCATAGTCGTATATAA
- the LOC125782614 gene encoding A-kinase anchor protein 1, mitochondrial-like, whose translation MDIGQPDLSIEGFEELQGPQDPVTCQDEPEIVNIGQPEQSCEGVEELQNLQDPSTCQAEPEIVDIGQPDQSCEGVEELQELQDPSTCQDEPEIMDIGQPDQSCEGFEELQDPSTCQDEPEIMGIGQPDQSCEGVEELQDPVTCQDEPEIVDISQPAQSSEGVEELQDPVTCQDKPEIVDISQPAQSSEGVEELQEPQDPSTCQEKPFVKKCQPLKKSSIRLLWEVRVPQSLVGRFIGQKGRHINFLKKKSGAKIDIITPASSKEFKIILVAGTEEQMSTAAAMITEWFKKCELDLPSFTPRPRLPRTQIQDPSTSQDQPETVDKFVWEARVPKRLVGSIIGPRGCNLKSLMKKSGAKIDIITPASSEEFEIISVDGKEEQIGTAAAMIIEWFKTSDVDLPPYTPRRE comes from the coding sequence ATGGACATCGGCCAGCCAGATCTGAGCATTGAGGGTTTCGAGGAGCTCCAGGGCCCCCAGGATCCAGTGACCTGCCAGGACGAGCCAGAGATCGTGAACATCGGCCAGCCAGAGCAGAGCTGTGAGGGTGTCGAGGAGCTCCAGAATCTCCAGGACCCATCGACCTGCCAGGCCGAACCAGAGATTGTGGACATCGGCCAGCCAGATCAGAGCTGTGAGGGGGTCGAGGAGCTCCAGGAGCTCCAGGACCCATCGACCTGCCAGGACGAGCCAGAGATTATGGACATCGGCCAACCAGATCAGAGCTGTGAGGGGTTTGAGGAGCTCCAGGACCCATCGACCTGCCAGGACGAGCCAGAGATTATGGGCATCGGCCAACCAGATCAGAGCTGTGAGGGGGTCGAGGAGCTCCAGGATCCAGTGACCTGCCAGGACGAGCCAGAGATTGTGGACATCAGCCAGCCAGCTCAGAGCAGTGAGGGGGTCGAGGAGCTCCAGGATCCAGTGACCTGCCAGGACAAGCCAGAGATTGTGGACATCAGCCAGCCAGCTCAGAGCAGTGAGGGGGTCGAGGAGCTCCAGGAGCCCCAGGACCCATCGACCTGCCAGGAGAAGCCGTTTGTCAAAAAGTGCCAGCCTCTGAAGAAGAGCTCCATCCGTTTACTGTGGGAGGTGAGGGTGCCACAGTCTCTGGTTGGAAGGTTCATTGGACAGAAAGGACGGCACATAAACTTCCTAAAGAAGAAATCTGGAGCAAAGATAGATATTATAACACCGGCAAGCTCTAAAGAATTCAAGATCATTCTTGTTGCCGGAACAGAGGAGCAAATGAGCACAGCTGCAGCTATGATTACAGAGTGGTTTAAAAAATGTGAACTGGATCTGCCATCTTTTACACCGAGACCTAGATTACCAAGGACACAGATCCAGGATCCATCGACCAGCCAAGACCAACCAGAGACTGTGGACAAGTTTGTGTGGGAGGCAAGGGTGCCAAAGCGTCTGGTTGGGAGCATCATAGGGCCTAGGGGATGCAACTTGAAGTCCTTAATGAAGAAATCTGGAGCCAAGATAGATATTATAACACCGGCAAGCTCTGAAGAATTCGAGATAATTAGTGTAGATGGTAAAGAGGAGCAAATCGGCACAGCTGCAGCCATGATTATAGAGTGGTTCAAAACATCTGATGTGGATTTGCCACCTTACACACCGAGACGTGAATGA